From Rhodobium gokarnense, a single genomic window includes:
- the torA gene encoding trimethylamine-N-oxide reductase TorA gives MTSHPITQVSRRSVLKGLTALGAGTLLVPSVLRQAYAAAVTDGEVVTGSHFGVHYAKVEGGKLVAVRPHEADLAPVEQGTTLVDWAYSPTRIKYPMVRKGFLKDGANSDRSERGKGEFVRVSWDEALDLVASELKRVKDEHGNGAIYGGSYGWRTPAMLHNCFNNLYRLLNLNGGFVDDVNTYSTGAIRVILPYVIGTSYYDSSTWPSIIENTEQIVFWGSDPAVCCRIGWSVPNHAGLKYLEEYKATGKPSISVNPINTETAKLLGSDWVAPRPGTDVAMMLGIAHTLLTEDLHDKEFLANYCTGFEEFSAYLKGEPDGTEKTAEWAAEICGVSADKLKEMARSMASKRTLITMGWSIQRQDHGEQGPWMAHTLACMLGYIGQPGGGADFTLHYGSYGTPKGNGPSFAGFPAGEASKDVPAPIPCSRVPWALANAGEKYDYNGQEYTTPDLRLVIWAGGNPFHHHQDRNQQIDFWQKPETIIISDINWTQSARFADIVLPISTLFERNDICNISEQNAGLCAMQQAIEPLFESKTDFWVYSQVAKRLGFEAEYTDGMDEMGWLKHIYDEGVAKAAEKGIESPDFDTFWNEKKVWMYDVTDEKRNYVQFAKFREDPLLNPVATPSGMFEILSRKIAGYNYDDCPGHPTWMEPFERLGGAMSDKYPLHMTSSHPDYRLHSQLDNAELRHKYEVKGREPVWIHPDAAEARGIADGDVVRIFNDRGAVLAGAVVTDRMKSDVIRLQEGAWYDPAEPGEKGSLCKHGDPNVLTFDKGTSKLAQGNCAHTALVEIEKYTGDLPTITTFEPVA, from the coding sequence ATGACCAGTCACCCGATCACACAAGTCTCGCGCCGCTCGGTGCTGAAGGGCCTCACCGCCCTCGGTGCCGGCACGCTTCTGGTGCCGTCCGTGCTGCGCCAGGCCTATGCCGCGGCGGTGACCGACGGCGAGGTCGTCACCGGCTCGCATTTCGGCGTTCACTACGCCAAGGTCGAGGGCGGCAAGCTCGTCGCCGTGCGTCCGCACGAAGCCGACCTGGCTCCGGTCGAGCAGGGAACGACGCTGGTCGACTGGGCGTATTCGCCGACCCGCATCAAATATCCGATGGTCCGCAAGGGCTTCCTGAAGGACGGCGCCAACAGCGACCGCAGCGAGCGCGGCAAGGGCGAGTTCGTGCGCGTGTCCTGGGACGAGGCGCTCGATCTCGTCGCCAGCGAACTGAAGCGCGTCAAGGACGAGCATGGCAACGGCGCGATCTATGGCGGCTCCTATGGCTGGCGCACGCCGGCGATGCTGCACAACTGCTTCAACAACCTCTATCGGCTGCTGAACCTCAATGGCGGCTTCGTCGACGACGTCAACACGTACTCCACGGGCGCGATCCGCGTGATCCTGCCCTATGTGATCGGCACTTCCTATTACGACTCCTCGACCTGGCCGAGCATCATCGAGAACACCGAACAGATCGTCTTCTGGGGTTCCGATCCCGCCGTCTGCTGCCGCATCGGCTGGTCGGTTCCGAACCATGCCGGCCTCAAATACCTTGAGGAGTACAAGGCGACCGGCAAGCCGTCGATTTCGGTCAACCCGATCAACACCGAGACCGCCAAGCTGCTCGGCTCCGACTGGGTGGCCCCGCGTCCGGGCACCGACGTTGCCATGATGCTCGGCATCGCCCACACGCTGCTGACGGAAGACCTGCACGACAAGGAGTTCCTGGCCAATTACTGCACCGGCTTTGAGGAATTCTCCGCCTATCTGAAGGGCGAGCCCGACGGCACCGAAAAGACCGCCGAGTGGGCCGCCGAGATCTGCGGCGTCAGCGCCGACAAGCTGAAGGAAATGGCCCGGTCCATGGCCTCCAAGCGCACGCTGATCACCATGGGCTGGTCGATCCAGCGCCAGGACCATGGCGAGCAGGGTCCGTGGATGGCCCATACGCTGGCCTGCATGCTCGGCTATATCGGCCAGCCGGGCGGCGGCGCCGACTTCACCCTGCATTATGGCAGCTACGGCACGCCGAAGGGCAACGGCCCGTCTTTCGCCGGCTTCCCGGCGGGCGAGGCCTCCAAGGACGTTCCCGCGCCGATCCCGTGCTCGCGCGTGCCGTGGGCGCTGGCCAATGCGGGTGAGAAATACGACTACAACGGCCAGGAATACACCACGCCGGATCTGCGGCTGGTGATCTGGGCCGGCGGCAACCCGTTCCACCACCACCAGGATCGCAACCAGCAGATCGACTTCTGGCAGAAGCCGGAGACGATCATCATCAGCGACATCAACTGGACGCAGTCGGCCCGGTTCGCTGACATCGTGCTGCCGATCTCGACGCTGTTCGAACGCAACGACATCTGCAACATCAGTGAGCAGAATGCCGGCCTGTGCGCGATGCAGCAGGCGATCGAGCCGCTGTTTGAGTCCAAGACCGACTTCTGGGTCTATTCCCAGGTGGCCAAGCGCCTCGGCTTCGAGGCGGAATACACCGACGGCATGGACGAGATGGGCTGGCTCAAGCACATCTACGACGAAGGCGTTGCCAAGGCGGCGGAAAAGGGCATCGAGAGCCCGGACTTCGATACCTTCTGGAACGAAAAGAAGGTGTGGATGTACGACGTCACCGACGAGAAGCGCAACTACGTGCAGTTCGCCAAGTTCCGCGAGGATCCGCTGCTCAATCCGGTGGCGACCCCGTCCGGCATGTTCGAGATCCTGTCGCGCAAGATCGCCGGCTACAATTACGACGACTGCCCGGGCCATCCGACCTGGATGGAGCCGTTCGAGCGGCTCGGCGGTGCCATGTCGGACAAGTATCCGCTGCACATGACCTCGTCGCATCCGGACTATCGTCTGCACTCGCAGCTCGATAACGCCGAGCTTCGGCACAAATACGAGGTGAAGGGCCGCGAGCCGGTCTGGATCCACCCCGATGCGGCCGAGGCCCGCGGCATCGCCGACGGCGACGTGGTGCGCATCTTCAACGACCGCGGTGCGGTCCTGGCCGGTGCGGTCGTCACCGACCGGATGAAGAGCGACGTGATCCGCCTGCAGGAAGGCGCCTGGTACGACCCGGCCGAGCCGGGCGAGAAGGGCTCGCTGTGCAAGCACGGCGATCCGAACGTGCTGACCTTCGACAAGGGCACGTCCAAGCTCGCCCAGGGCAACTGCGCCCACACCGCGCTGGTGGAGATCGAGAAATACACCGGAGACCTTCCGACCATCACTACCTTCGAGCCGGTCGCCTAA
- a CDS encoding NapC/NirT family cytochrome c: MIRKWWNMLWSRTTSFRLGVVLIIGGIGGVVFWGGFNTFMEYTNTMEFCISCHEMRDNVYAEYTQTVHYKNASGVRAICSDCHVPKPWTAKLIRKIQASNELYHKLIGSIDTKEKFEATRLEMAERVWATMKSNDSRECRNCHSFETMDFHKQRETAAKQMQEAMKNGDTCIDCHKGIAHHKPDMAKRARQEAAAFMARTEDLTGDHVWAKRTTGLVAEPAEDASKLATVLVGVGMTRLETSGDYVKVRVEGWQAGQVVRGQYAGFGLRALNLSISASALDQVKKGESRFYEDGNQDWVRTSLDGWIKAADLTADDQMLWSIADRTFSSQCGACHSPPDPASRDALAWQTDVDTYAPRTSLTPEEKRFVLRYLQVHGAGSKEAMAIN; the protein is encoded by the coding sequence ATGATCCGCAAATGGTGGAATATGCTGTGGTCCCGCACGACGTCCTTTCGCCTGGGCGTGGTGCTGATCATCGGCGGTATTGGTGGCGTCGTCTTCTGGGGCGGCTTCAACACCTTCATGGAGTATACGAACACCATGGAGTTCTGCATCTCGTGCCATGAGATGCGCGACAACGTCTATGCCGAGTACACCCAGACCGTTCACTACAAGAATGCCTCGGGCGTGCGCGCCATCTGCTCCGACTGCCATGTGCCGAAACCCTGGACGGCCAAGCTGATCCGCAAGATCCAGGCCTCCAACGAACTCTACCACAAGCTGATCGGCAGCATCGACACCAAGGAGAAGTTCGAGGCAACCCGGCTGGAGATGGCGGAGCGGGTCTGGGCGACTATGAAGTCGAACGACTCCCGCGAATGCCGCAACTGCCATTCCTTCGAGACCATGGATTTCCACAAGCAGCGGGAGACCGCGGCCAAGCAGATGCAGGAGGCCATGAAGAACGGCGATACCTGCATCGACTGCCACAAGGGTATCGCCCACCACAAGCCGGACATGGCCAAGCGCGCGCGCCAGGAAGCGGCCGCCTTCATGGCCAGGACCGAGGACCTGACGGGCGACCATGTCTGGGCCAAGCGGACGACGGGCCTGGTCGCCGAGCCTGCGGAAGACGCCAGCAAGCTGGCAACCGTTCTGGTCGGCGTCGGCATGACCCGGCTGGAGACCAGCGGCGACTACGTCAAGGTGCGGGTCGAGGGCTGGCAGGCGGGCCAGGTCGTGCGCGGCCAGTATGCGGGCTTTGGGCTGCGCGCCCTCAACCTGTCGATCTCGGCAAGCGCCCTCGACCAGGTCAAGAAGGGCGAGAGCCGCTTCTACGAGGACGGCAACCAGGACTGGGTCCGGACCTCGCTGGACGGCTGGATCAAGGCCGCCGACCTGACCGCCGACGACCAGATGCTGTGGTCGATCGCCGACCGGACGTTCTCCAGCCAGTGCGGCGCCTGCCATTCGCCGCCGGACCCGGCCTCGCGCGATGCGCTTGCCTGGCAGACGGACGTCGACACCTACGCCCCGCGGACCAGCCTGACGCCGGAGGAAAAACGCTTCGTCCTGCGCTACCTGCAGGTCCATGGCGCCGGCTCCAAGGAAGCCATGGCGATCAACTGA
- a CDS encoding ABC transporter ATP-binding protein, giving the protein MTDLNQGGTAPGKKPGPSLLAEDPFAGAAPGKKPTLTTGGQPAFFSCWDVHAYYGESYIVQGVSFDVREGEIIALLGRNGAGKTSTLRTIARVDSPSLKHGEIWLDHKPLHNMRAHQASLAGIGLVPEDRRIIAGLTVEENLQLAQIAPPVGWSIERIYDLFPRLGERRNQEGITLSGGEQQMLAISRALARDVKLLLLDEPYEGLAPVIVQEIERTLEQIKNLGMTTIIVEQNAIAALHLADRAIILDMGQVVFDGVSQEVLDNADLRQQYLAI; this is encoded by the coding sequence ATGACCGATCTCAATCAGGGGGGCACCGCTCCCGGGAAAAAGCCGGGCCCGTCGCTGCTCGCCGAGGACCCGTTCGCGGGCGCCGCGCCGGGCAAGAAGCCGACGCTGACCACCGGCGGCCAGCCCGCATTCTTCTCCTGCTGGGACGTCCACGCCTATTACGGCGAGAGCTACATCGTCCAGGGCGTCAGCTTTGACGTCCGCGAGGGCGAGATCATCGCCCTTCTCGGCCGCAACGGCGCCGGCAAGACCTCGACGCTGAGGACCATCGCCCGGGTCGACTCGCCGAGCCTGAAGCACGGCGAAATCTGGCTCGACCACAAGCCGCTGCACAACATGCGCGCCCACCAGGCCTCGCTCGCCGGCATCGGCCTGGTGCCTGAGGACCGGCGCATCATCGCCGGCCTGACGGTGGAGGAGAACCTGCAGCTCGCCCAGATCGCGCCGCCCGTCGGCTGGTCGATCGAGCGCATCTACGACCTCTTCCCGCGCCTCGGCGAACGGCGCAACCAGGAGGGCATCACGCTGTCCGGCGGCGAGCAACAGATGCTGGCAATCAGCCGGGCGCTGGCCCGCGACGTCAAGCTCTTGCTCCTCGACGAGCCCTATGAGGGCCTTGCCCCGGTCATCGTGCAGGAGATCGAGCGCACGCTGGAGCAGATCAAGAACCTCGGCATGACCACAATCATCGTCGAGCAGAACGCGATTGCCGCGTTGCATCTGGCCGACCGCGCGATCATCCTCGACATGGGCCAGGTGGTGTTCGACGGCGTCTCCCAGGAGGTGCTCGACAACGCCGACCTGCGCCAGCAATATCTGGCGATCTAG
- a CDS encoding ABC transporter ATP-binding protein: MSILSVKNVNKNFGGLKALNNVNLTVEAGTVHAIIGPNGAGKSTLLNCFIGRLEPDTGTVTFDGTSLLGIEPHEINQIGVSRVFQTPEIFGELSLVDNVMIPAFAKRDGIFTLNAWRQIKTETVIRDKAMVMLEDVGLAAKANEIAGQLSRGDKRRLELAMCLVQDPKLLLLDEPTAGMARADTNNTIDLMKTIADRGVTMVVIEHDMHVVFSLADKISVLAQGTVIVEDMPENIKGNPKVQEAYLGGAHL; encoded by the coding sequence ATGAGCATTCTTTCCGTCAAGAACGTCAACAAGAACTTCGGCGGCCTGAAGGCCCTGAACAACGTCAACCTGACCGTCGAGGCCGGCACGGTGCACGCCATCATCGGCCCCAACGGCGCCGGCAAGTCGACGTTGCTCAACTGCTTCATCGGCCGCCTGGAACCCGACACCGGCACCGTCACCTTCGACGGCACCTCGCTGCTCGGCATCGAGCCGCACGAGATCAACCAGATCGGCGTCAGCCGCGTCTTCCAGACGCCGGAGATCTTCGGCGAACTGAGCCTCGTCGACAACGTCATGATCCCGGCCTTTGCCAAGCGCGACGGCATCTTCACGCTCAACGCCTGGCGCCAGATCAAGACCGAGACGGTGATCCGCGACAAGGCCATGGTCATGCTGGAGGACGTCGGCCTTGCCGCCAAGGCGAACGAGATCGCCGGCCAGCTCTCGCGCGGCGACAAGCGGCGCCTGGAGCTCGCCATGTGCCTGGTGCAGGACCCCAAGCTCCTGCTCCTCGACGAGCCGACCGCGGGCATGGCCCGGGCCGACACCAACAACACCATCGACCTGATGAAGACCATCGCCGACCGCGGCGTCACCATGGTCGTCATCGAACACGACATGCATGTGGTGTTCTCGCTGGCCGACAAGATCTCCGTGCTCGCCCAGGGCACCGTGATCGTCGAGGACATGCCGGAGAACATCAAGGGCAACCCGAAGGTTCAGGAAGCCTATCTCGGAGGCGCGCACCTATGA
- a CDS encoding branched-chain amino acid ABC transporter permease — MSLTMNRNDVLLLIGFTIVVFAAPFIFTPIGAGYPDLLQKFAIFGIFALGFNILFGLTGYLSFGHAAFLGVGSYTAVWSFKLLSMNPLPAIFFAILFGGLFSAVIGYISLRRSGIYFSILTLAFAQMCYNLAYSVLTPITNGETGLQLDQSDPRILDTAAGIDYGAALPVSNFFGIDMNSTTEIMLFGQDFQFNAGYYFCAVLLIVCFFISMRIFRSPFGLMLRAVKSNQNRMSYTGLNTRPYALAAFIISGMYAGLAGGLMAVTDPLAGAERMQWTASGEVVLMTILGGAGTLLGPVIGAGVIKYFENIFSSFNEGILMQAYSFLPETLQHALVSVSSLFVGEGWHLTLGALFMLIVIFLPGGLMEGFRRIKVGVSRLFGGGKGGKASDQASAAAE; from the coding sequence ATGAGCCTTACAATGAACCGCAACGACGTGCTTCTCCTGATCGGCTTCACGATAGTGGTGTTTGCCGCACCCTTCATCTTCACCCCGATCGGCGCCGGCTATCCGGACCTTCTGCAGAAGTTCGCGATCTTCGGCATCTTCGCCCTCGGCTTCAACATCCTGTTCGGCCTGACCGGCTACCTCTCCTTCGGCCACGCCGCCTTCCTCGGCGTCGGCTCCTACACCGCGGTCTGGTCGTTCAAGCTGCTGTCGATGAACCCGCTGCCGGCGATCTTCTTCGCCATCCTGTTCGGCGGCCTGTTTTCCGCCGTCATCGGATATATCTCGCTGCGCCGCTCGGGCATCTACTTCTCGATCCTGACGCTGGCCTTTGCCCAGATGTGCTACAACCTCGCCTATTCGGTGCTGACCCCGATCACCAACGGCGAGACCGGCCTGCAGCTCGACCAGTCCGACCCGCGGATCCTCGACACCGCCGCCGGCATCGACTACGGCGCCGCACTGCCGGTCTCCAACTTCTTTGGCATCGACATGAACTCCACGACCGAGATCATGCTGTTCGGCCAGGACTTCCAGTTCAACGCCGGCTACTATTTCTGCGCCGTCCTGTTGATCGTGTGCTTCTTCATCTCCATGCGCATCTTCCGCTCGCCCTTCGGCCTGATGCTGCGCGCGGTGAAGTCGAACCAGAACCGGATGAGCTACACCGGCCTCAACACGCGGCCCTATGCGCTCGCCGCCTTCATCATCTCCGGCATGTATGCGGGCCTTGCCGGCGGCCTGATGGCCGTCACCGACCCGCTCGCCGGTGCGGAACGCATGCAGTGGACCGCCTCCGGCGAGGTCGTGCTGATGACCATCCTCGGCGGTGCCGGCACCCTGCTCGGCCCGGTGATCGGTGCCGGTGTCATCAAATATTTCGAGAACATCTTCTCGTCCTTCAACGAGGGCATCCTGATGCAGGCCTACAGCTTCCTGCCGGAGACCCTGCAGCATGCCCTGGTCTCGGTTTCCTCGCTGTTCGTCGGCGAGGGCTGGCACCTGACGCTCGGCGCCCTGTTCATGCTGATCGTCATCTTCCTGCCCGGCGGGCTGATGGAAGGCTTCAGGCGCATCAAGGTCGGGGTCTCCCGGCTGTTCGGCGGCGGCAAGGGCGGCAAGGCGTCCGACCAGGCCTCCGCGGCGGCCGAGTGA
- a CDS encoding branched-chain amino acid ABC transporter permease translates to MDEILLQILNGLDKGGAYALIALGLTIIFGTLGVVNFAHGALFMLGAFCAVTVKAFLGMEKVTLDPTQTTAWGTPMEIRQPYMEAWFGEFGRLVVDFSVPFSVLVAIPVMLIVGIAMERGLIRFFYKRPHADQILVTFGLAIVLQEIIKSFFGANPIPQPAPEAAQGMIDFGVALGFDAGNVVYPAWRLIYFLFSLGVIGAVFAFLQLTTFGMVVRAGMADRETVGLLGIDIDRRFTIVFGIAAVVAGLAGAMYTPILSPDYHMGMDFLVLSFVVVVVGGMGSLPGAVLAGFLLGILQSFASMNEVKDIFPGIDQIIIYLIAVVILLVRPRGLMGRKGVMEH, encoded by the coding sequence ATGGACGAGATTCTGCTGCAAATCCTCAACGGTCTGGACAAGGGCGGCGCCTATGCGCTGATCGCGCTTGGCCTGACGATCATTTTCGGAACGTTGGGCGTGGTGAATTTCGCCCACGGCGCCCTGTTCATGCTCGGCGCCTTCTGCGCGGTCACCGTGAAGGCGTTCCTGGGCATGGAAAAGGTCACCCTCGACCCGACCCAGACCACGGCCTGGGGCACGCCGATGGAAATCCGCCAGCCCTATATGGAGGCCTGGTTCGGTGAGTTCGGCCGCCTCGTCGTCGACTTTTCCGTGCCGTTCTCGGTTCTCGTCGCCATACCCGTGATGCTGATCGTCGGCATCGCCATGGAGCGCGGCCTGATCCGCTTCTTCTACAAGCGCCCGCACGCCGACCAGATCCTGGTGACCTTCGGCCTCGCCATCGTGCTGCAGGAGATCATCAAGTCCTTCTTCGGCGCCAACCCGATCCCGCAGCCGGCCCCCGAGGCCGCCCAGGGCATGATCGACTTCGGCGTCGCCCTCGGCTTCGATGCCGGCAACGTCGTCTACCCGGCCTGGCGTCTGATCTACTTCCTGTTCTCGCTCGGCGTGATTGGCGCGGTGTTCGCCTTCCTGCAGCTCACCACCTTCGGCATGGTCGTGCGCGCCGGCATGGCCGACCGCGAGACCGTCGGCCTCCTCGGCATCGACATCGACCGCCGCTTCACCATCGTCTTCGGCATCGCCGCCGTCGTCGCCGGTCTCGCCGGCGCCATGTACACGCCGATCCTCAGTCCCGACTACCACATGGGCATGGACTTCCTGGTGTTGTCCTTCGTCGTGGTCGTGGTCGGCGGCATGGGCTCGCTGCCCGGCGCGGTGCTCGCCGGCTTCCTGCTCGGCATCCTGCAGAGCTTTGCCTCCATGAACGAGGTCAAGGACATCTTCCCGGGCATCGACCAGATCATCATCTACCTGATCGCCGTCGTCATCCTGCTGGTCCGGCCGCGTGGCCTGATGGGCCGCAAGGGCGTGATGGAGCACTGA
- a CDS encoding substrate-binding protein, which translates to MSKLYVNRRGLLKGTAAAGVGLAAPTIFTSRAWSAEYMNEPTGDTVTLGFNVPQTGAYADEGADELRAYQLAVEHLNGEGDGGMLTTFSSKELKGNGVNGKKVAFVTGDTQTKSDAARASAKRMIEKDGAVMITGGSSSGVAIAVQGLCQEAGVIFMAGLTHSNDTTGKDKRANGFRHFFNTEMTGAALAPVLKNNFGSDRKAYHLTADYTWGWSQEGSIKKYTEELGWETVAAVRTPLGAGDFSQYITPVLNSGADVLVLNHYGRDMVNSLTQAVQFGLRDKEVNGKKFAIVVPLFSRLMAQGAGDAIKGIFGSTNWHWSLQDEGSKAFVKSFGQKYGFPPSQAAHTCYCQTILYADACQRAGTFRPSGVGKALEGFTFDGLGNGPTEYRAADHQCFKDVLVVKGKENPSSNYDLLEVVEVTPREQVEYPADLLGGELGPYNDGA; encoded by the coding sequence ATGAGCAAATTATATGTAAACCGTCGCGGCCTGCTGAAAGGCACGGCCGCTGCCGGTGTCGGCCTTGCCGCACCGACGATCTTTACCAGCCGCGCCTGGTCCGCCGAATACATGAACGAGCCGACCGGCGACACCGTCACCCTCGGCTTCAACGTGCCGCAGACCGGCGCCTATGCCGACGAGGGCGCGGACGAGCTGCGCGCCTACCAGCTCGCGGTCGAGCACCTCAACGGCGAGGGCGACGGCGGCATGCTGACCACCTTCTCCTCCAAGGAGCTGAAGGGCAACGGCGTCAACGGCAAGAAGGTCGCCTTCGTCACCGGCGACACCCAGACCAAATCCGACGCCGCCCGCGCCAGCGCCAAGCGCATGATCGAGAAGGACGGCGCGGTGATGATCACCGGCGGCTCGTCCTCGGGCGTCGCCATCGCCGTGCAGGGCCTCTGCCAGGAAGCCGGCGTCATCTTCATGGCCGGCCTCACCCACTCCAACGACACCACCGGCAAGGACAAGCGGGCCAACGGCTTCCGCCACTTCTTCAACACGGAGATGACCGGCGCCGCGCTGGCCCCGGTGCTGAAGAACAACTTCGGCTCCGACCGCAAGGCCTACCACCTGACCGCCGACTACACCTGGGGCTGGTCGCAGGAAGGCTCGATCAAGAAGTACACCGAGGAACTCGGCTGGGAGACGGTCGCAGCCGTGCGCACCCCGCTCGGTGCCGGTGACTTCTCCCAGTACATCACGCCGGTCCTCAACTCCGGCGCCGACGTGCTGGTGCTCAACCACTACGGCCGCGACATGGTCAACTCGCTGACCCAGGCGGTCCAGTTCGGCCTGCGCGACAAGGAAGTGAACGGCAAGAAGTTCGCCATCGTCGTGCCGCTGTTCTCGCGCCTGATGGCCCAGGGTGCCGGCGATGCCATCAAGGGCATCTTCGGCTCCACCAACTGGCACTGGTCGCTGCAGGACGAGGGCTCCAAGGCGTTCGTCAAGTCGTTCGGCCAGAAATACGGCTTCCCGCCGTCCCAGGCCGCCCACACCTGCTACTGCCAGACCATCCTCTACGCCGATGCCTGCCAGCGCGCCGGCACGTTCCGCCCGTCGGGGGTCGGCAAGGCTCTGGAAGGCTTCACCTTCGATGGCCTCGGCAACGGCCCGACCGAGTACCGGGCGGCCGACCACCAGTGCTTCAAGGACGTCCTGGTCGTGAAGGGTAAGGAGAACCCCTCCTCCAACTACGACCTTCTGGAAGTCGTCGAAGTCACCCCGCGCGAGCAGGTCGAGTATCCGGCCGACCTGCTCGGCGGCGAGCTTGGCCCGTACAACGACGGCGCCTGA